From the Hevea brasiliensis isolate MT/VB/25A 57/8 chromosome 15, ASM3005281v1, whole genome shotgun sequence genome, one window contains:
- the LOC110660389 gene encoding uncharacterized protein LOC110660389: MAPSVARIMYRNSSGLLVLWTLSLHATTSRADSFGYWHGKEHNPTQNWINHGGDIYNRRYANKETKISPQTVFKLRLKWEFFAGKDISATPAIFNATLYFPSWNGYLYALKASDGSLVWKQNLQSLTGLNGLIFNNNSIISRSTPTIADDLLIIGIYGPAFIIAVERSTGKLVRSTQLETHPASLITMSGTYYKGAFYVGTSSLEEALSIKQCCTFRGSFLKVDVRTGRILWKTYMLPDNQGKRGEYAGAAIWGSSPSIDISRNHVYIATGNLYSAPLRIRQCQESENNQTRPSNPDKCVEPDNHEDSIPALDLDSGKIKWYKQFGGYDVWFLACNNLSTTNCPPGPNPDADFSEEPMMLSIYANGTKRDIVVAVQKSGFAWALDRSTGELIWSTEAGPGGIGGGGFWGAATDEKRVYTNIANSERKIFTLKPSKAKTIAGGWVAMHAKNGEILCSTGDPSNGTASGPVTIANGVMFGGSTSDRGPIYAINARTGRILWSHDTGASIFGGVSVSDGCVYVGNGYRAFVAGTSLFAFCIS; the protein is encoded by the exons ATGGCACCTTCTGTAGCTAGAATAATGTACAGGAATTCTTCTGGCCTTCTTGTTCTATGGACATTGAGTCTGCATGCCACCACAAGCAGAGCAGATTCATTT GGATATTGGCATGGCAAGGAACACAATCCAACACAAAACTGGATAAACCATGGAGGAGACATATATAATAGAAGATATGCAAATAAAGAAACCAAGATCAGCCCTCAAACAGTTTTCAAGCTACGATTGAAGTGGGAATTCTTTGCAGGAAAGGATATTTCAGCAACACCTGCAATTTTTAATGCTACCCTTTACTTTCCCAGCTGGAATGGTTACCTATATGCTCTAAAAGCATCAGATGGATCTCTGGTTTGGAAGCAAAACTTGCAGAGTTTAACAGGCCTTAATGgtctaatttttaataataatagcaTAATATCAAGATCTACTCCAACGATAGCAGATGACCTTCTTATTATTGGAATTTATGGCCCTGCTTTTATTATTGCTGTGGAGAGATCAACTGGAAAGCTTGTGCGGTCAACCCAGCTTGAAACCCACCCTGCAAGTCTTATTACTATGTCTGGGACTTACTACAAGGG CGCTTTTTATGTTGGTACTTCTTCACTAGAAGAAGCCCTAAGCATTAAGCAATGCTGCACCTTCAGGGGAAGCTTTTTAAAAGTAGATGTAAGAACTGGAAGGATCTTATGGAAGACATATATGCTGCCAGACAACCAGGGCAAGCGTGGAGAATACGCTGGAGCAGCTATATGGGGAAGCAGCCCATCCATCGACATTTCCAGGAACCATGTTTATATTGCAACAGGGAACCTCTATTCAGCCCCTCTTCGTATCCGCCAATGCCAAGAAAGCGAGAATAATCAAACCAGACCAAGCAATcctgataaatgtgttgagcctGATAACCACGAAGACTCAATCCCGGCACTTGATCTTGACTCTGGCAAAATCAAGTGGTATAAGCAATTTGGAGGATATGACGTTTGGTTTTTGGCTTGTAACAATCTTTCAACCACTAATTGCCCCCCTGGCCCCAACCCAGATGCTGATTTTTCAGAAGAGCCAATGATGTTAAGCATATACGCGAATGGAACTAAGCGAGATATAGTTGTTGCTGTTCAGAAAAGTGGGTTTGCTTGGGCACTTGATCGCAGTACCGGGGAACTCATTTGGTCAACT GAAGCTGGACCTGGAGGCATAGGTGGCGGAGGATTCTGGGGGGCAGCAACTGATGAAAAGAGAGTGTACACCAACATCGCAAACTCTGAAAGAAAAATCTTCACTCTGAAGCCATCAAAAGCAAAGACAATAGCTGGAGGATGGGTGGCAATGCATGCAAAGAATGGTGAAATCCTATGTTCAACAGGTGATCCAAGCAATGGCACCGCTAGTGGTCCTGTAACCATAGCTAATGGCGTCATGTTTGGTGGTTCGACATCAGATAGGGGACCAATATATGCAATTAATGCAAGAACTGGTAGAATTCTTTGGTCACATGATACTGGAGCTTCAATATTTGGGGGTGTGTCTGTTAGTGATGGGTGTGTTTATGTTGGCAATGGATATAGGGCATTTGTGGCAGGGACCTCGCTCTTCGCCTTCTGCATTTCTTG
- the LOC110660390 gene encoding uncharacterized protein LOC110660390, with the protein MSKISFLVCFCLFVAFEFANASPPDISNGKASFYELKKGNMSLKFTNLGATLVSFVISDKSGKPIDIVLGYDTIEDYQKDTTYFGAIVGRVANRIGGAQFKLNGKIFKLVANEGKNMLHGGTKGYSKVVWKVTKHKNDGQSPYIVFTYRSADGEEGFPGALRVSVIYTLLSNNQLSVIMKAKSLDNKPTPVSLAQHSYWNLGGHNSGDILTTQVQIFGQFYIAVDNDLIPTGQILYARGTAYDFTEPELKPIGKRIDLLPKGYDINYVLDNFEVNKMRKVATVQDSRTGLRMDLSSNAPGLQFYTGNMLKDEKGKGGFVYKARAGVCLETQWYPNFVNQPSFPQSIVEKGKMYKHHMLYEFSII; encoded by the exons atGAGTAAGATCTCTTTTTTAGTTTGTTTTTGCCTTTTTGTAGCTTTTGAGTTTGCCAATGCCTCTCCTCCTGATATCTCCAATGGAAAGGCTAGTTTTTATGAGCTTAAGAAGGGAAACATGTCTTTGAAGTTCACCAACTTGGGTGCGACTCTTGTATCTTTTGTTATTTCTGATAAATCTG gaAAGCCGATTGATATTGTTCTTGGTTATGATACCATTGAGGACTACCAG AAAGACACAACATATTTTGGAGCTATTGTGGGACGTGTTGCTAATAGAATTGGAGGTGCTCAATTTAAGCTTaatggaaaaatattcaaactagttGCCAACGAAGGCAAAAATATGCTTCATGGTGGCACCAAAGGATACTCCAAAGTTGTTTGGAAAGTCACCAAGCATAAAAATGATGGTCAGTCTCCTTACATTGTCTTTACCTATCGAAGCGCTGATGGTGAAGAAG GATTCCCTGGCGCGCTCCGTGTGAGTGTGATATATACACTCCTATCGAATAATCAATTGAGTGTTATAATGAAAGCTAAAAGTCTTGATAATAAGCCAACTCCTGTGAGTTTAGCTCAACATAGTTACTGGAACTTGGGTGGTCATAATAGTGGAGATATCTTGACCACACAAGTTCAAATTTTCGGACAATTTTACATCGCGGTGGACAACGATTTGATTCCAACAGGCCAGATTCTGTATGCTAGAGGAACTGCCTATGATTTCACTGAACCTGAACTTAAACCTATTGGAAAAAGGATTGACCTACTTCCTAAAGGCTATGACATAAACTATGTACTTGATAATTTTGAGGTGAACAAGATGAGGAAGGTAGCAACTGTGCAAGACTCAAGAACAGGGTTGAGAATGGATTTGTCATCAAATGCACCTGGATTGCAATTCTATACTGGAAACATGCTCAAAGATGAGAAGGGAAAAGGTGGATTTGTGTATAAAGCTCGTGCAGGTGTATGCCTGGAGACTCAATGGTATCCTAACTTTGTTAATCAACCTAGCTTCCCACAGTCCATtgtagagaaaggaaagatgtatAAGCATCATATGCTATATGAGTTTTCAATTATTTAG